One region of Peromyscus eremicus chromosome 4, PerEre_H2_v1, whole genome shotgun sequence genomic DNA includes:
- the Pla2g4e gene encoding cytosolic phospholipase A2 epsilon: MKNVRQADTLSQTDCFVTLWLPTASREKLRTRTISNCRHPEWDESFTFQVQTQVKNVLELSVCDEDTVTPNDHLLTVLYDLSKLCLRDKTHVKFPLNPEGMEELEVEFLLSENLSSPEMLITNGVLVSRQVSCLEVHAEPRRPRKRKKNEDLLVMVTDSFENTQCVPPCLDPCSGDPTCFHYPKYFQPQLQAEEAPVSYWNCGLCCCGTRRSGPVCQPLDGLSDGQAVTLPVGENYELHMKSTPCPNSLDVRLGFNLCQEEVEFLQKRKVVVAKALGQVLQLEESLREDEVPLIAIMATGGGTRSMVALYGHLLALQKLNLLDCSTYITGLSGATWTMATLYNDAEWSSKNLESALFEARRHVVKDKMPALYPDQLCKWQKELRQHSQEGYKTTFTDFWGKLIEYSLGDKKYDCKLSEQCAALCRGQNPLPIYLTINVKDDVSNQDFREWFEFSPYEVGMQKYGAFIPTELFGSEFFMGRLMKRIPEPEMCYMLGLWSSIFSLNLLDALNLSHTSEEFFYRWTREKLHDIEDDPLLPEIPKCDANPLETTVVIPASWLSNTFREILTHRPQVSEFHNFLYGMQLHTDYLQNKHFSMWKDTVLDTFPNQLTQFTKHLNLLDTAFFVNSSYAPLFRPERKIDLIIHLNYCAGSQTKPLKQTCEYCTEQNIPFPSYAIQEDDKSLKECYLMENPQEPDAPIVAYFPLINDTFQKYKAPGVERSPEELELGQMNIYGPRSPYATKELTYTEANFDKLVKLSEYNILNNKDTLMQAIRLAVEKKRMKSQCPS; encoded by the exons TGAGTCAGACAGACTGTTTTGTCACCCTCTGGCTGCCAACTGCCTCTCGGGAGAAGCTGAGGACCAGAACCATCTCCAACTGCCGACACCCAGAGTGGGATGAAAGCTTCACCTTTCAGGTCCAGACTCAAGTAAAG AATGTACTGGAGCTGAGCGTCTGTGATGAGGACACAGTGACACCAAACGACCATCTCTTGACAGTTCTCTACGACCTCTCCAAGCTCTGCCTTCGGGATAAAACCCACGTGAAGTTTCCACTCAACCCAGAG GGCATGGAAGAACTGGAAGTCGAGTTCCTGCTCTCAGAGAA TCTCTCTTCACCAGAGATGCTCATCACCAATGGCGTGCTTGTG TCCCGCCAAGTCTCTTGTCTGGAGGTCCACGCAGAACCCAGGAGgccgaggaagaggaagaaaa ATGAAGACCTCCTGGTGATGGTGACAGACTCCTTCGAGAATACCCAGTGCGTCCCACCCTGCCTGGATCCCTGCAGTGGGGACCCGACCTGTTTCCACTACCCTAAGTACTTCCAGCCCCAGCTGCAAGCGGAGGAGGCACCTGTGAGCTATTGGAACTGTGGG CTTTGCTGCTGTGGAACACGCAGGAGTGGCCCTGTCTGCCAGCCCCTCGACGGCCTTTCTGATGGCCAGGCAGTGACCCTGCCTGTG GGAGAGAACTATGAATTACACATGAAGTCCACACCTTG CCCTAACTCGCTGGATGTGCGGCTCGGATTCAACCTGTGCCAGGAAGAGGTGGAGTTTCTGCAGAAGCGGAAGGTGGTGGTGGCCAAGGCACTAGGTCAGGTGCTGCAACTGGAAGAGAGCCTGCGTGAGGATGAG GTACCACTGATAGCCATCATGGCCACAGGAGGTGGCACAAGATCTATGGTTGCCCTGTATGGCCACCTGCTGGCACTGCAGAAGCTGAACCTTTTGGACTGTTCTACTTACATCACTGGCTTGTCAGGTGCAACCTG GACTATGGCTACCTTGTACAATGATGCTGAGTGGTCCTCCAAAAACCTGGAGTCTGCTCTCTTTGAGGCCCGGAGACATGTCGTCAAAGACAAGATGCCCGCCCTCTACCCAGATCAGCTCTGCAAGTGGCAAAAGGAACTCCGTCAGCACAGCCAGGAGGGCTACAAGACCACTTTTACAGACTTCTGGGGCAAGCTGATTGAGTACAGTCTAGGAGATAAG AAATATGACTGCAAACTGTCAGAGCAGTGTGCTGCTTTGTGCCGGGGGCAGAACCCTCTGCCCATCTACCTCACCATCAATGTCAAGGATGACGTAAGCAACCAGGATTTCAGAG AATGGTTCGAGTTCTCCCCCTACGAGGTGGGCATGCAGAAGTATGGGGCCTTCATCCCTACCGAACTATTTGGTTCCGAGTTCTTCATGGGGCGGCTGATGAAGAGGATCCCTGAGCCAGAGATGTGCTACATGCTAG gTTTGTGGAGTAGCATCTTCTCCCTGAACCTGCTTGACGCCTTGAATTTGTCCCACACCTCCGAGGAGTTTTTCTACAGGTGGACAAGGGAGAAACTGCATGACATCG AAGATGATCCACTCCTGCCTGAAATCCCCAAATGTGATGCTAACCCCTTGGAGACCACAGTCGTGATCCCAGCATCGTGGCTGTCCAACACCTTTCGAGAAATCCTCACGCACAGGCCCCAGGTGTCTGAGTTCCACAACTTCCTGTACGGGATGCAGCTGCACACTGACTACTTACAGAACAAACACTTCTCTATGTGGAAAG ACACAGTGCTGGACACCTTCCCAAACCAGCTGACACAGTTTACGAAACATCTGAACCTGCTGGACACTGCGTTCTTTGTCAACTCCAGCTACGCGCCCCTCTTTAGGCCGGAGAGGAAAATCGACCTCATCATCCACCTCAATTACTGTGCGGGATCCCAGACCAAG CCCCTGAAACAAACCTGTGAGTATTGTACCGAGCAGAACATCCCCTTCCCCAGCTACGCCATCCAGGAGGATGACAAAAGTCTCAAGGAGTGCTACCTGATGGAGAATCCCCAGGAGCCTGATGCCCCCATTGTGGCTTACTTCCCACTCATCAATGACACCTTCCAGAAGTACAAGGCTCCAG GTGTAGAACGGAGTCCTGAGGAGCTGGAACTGGGCCAGATGAACATCTATGGCCCCAGATCTCCCTATGCCACCAAGGAGCTGACGTACACAGAGGCCAATTTCGACAAGTTGGTGAAGCTCTCGGAGTATAACATCCTCAATAACAAAGACACGCTTATGCAGGCGATAAGACTGGCAGTGGAGAAGAAACGCATGAAGAGCCAGTGTCCCTCCTAG